In the genome of Paenibacillus sp. FSL R5-0766, one region contains:
- a CDS encoding AraC family transcriptional regulator, with amino-acid sequence MQEKEATQGFTPEMIDTMASIWTRSIITLIDVRLQNIASQYPLEHYKMPSSMFIYAYGGEAQIQLNETTFAMERFGLVHGGKGSLLSITPKGEIVKTFMVFYRAESPLFFKKHLQQLLEQVNPFVQQFGYTPSNPILLRDWFQRLMNGWKRGKAMDQLQAKSFLYQLIHEVFRDLEGGEIRYLQPDPACSAKVYLDKHYREPIMFQQIADMFGISGGQLTRLFKKREGMNLQEYLIQRRIEAACHDLKHTEATVKEIATGAGFTDEKNLFRMFKKHYKMTPSDYRKINALSMQVDGIDNDSHLPYDERELASLVKSYRDGESMMFGTLRSKEMILAAAISMMLLLTACTSETPANNGGTANTTPAQTQQTTQQEGSETKASEAVSQTRTISTVKGDVEVPNNPQRVVVDYLVGDVVALGVTPLGVARAARGETEPVYANQITDSIKVAMEPEDIMTLEPDLIILAWSDESYDDLSKIAPTIYVPYGDMTTEERIQFISDVLNKQEEAKDVLNAYNGKIEEAKLAFQNAGLSDVTITVGEFSDKSNYIAGAKHAVGELVYDELQLQAPSKVQTDIIDADKYWGDVSMEVLPAYSGDYMIFLGDGKVAADNAVWNSIPAVQHDRIVKVDSSLSWSTDVMTSSALIDYIVSQLLALAK; translated from the coding sequence ATGCAAGAGAAAGAAGCGACACAAGGATTTACACCGGAGATGATTGATACAATGGCCAGTATCTGGACACGTTCGATCATTACATTAATAGATGTACGCTTACAGAATATAGCGTCACAATACCCGTTGGAGCATTACAAAATGCCTAGTAGCATGTTTATCTATGCATATGGGGGAGAAGCGCAAATTCAACTGAATGAAACTACATTTGCAATGGAACGTTTCGGTTTAGTTCACGGCGGGAAGGGGAGCCTGCTCAGTATTACGCCTAAAGGGGAGATTGTGAAAACCTTTATGGTGTTTTATAGAGCAGAATCACCTCTCTTTTTCAAGAAACATCTGCAGCAATTACTAGAGCAAGTAAATCCATTTGTTCAACAGTTTGGTTATACGCCAAGTAATCCCATCTTGCTACGCGATTGGTTCCAACGGCTGATGAATGGCTGGAAACGTGGCAAAGCGATGGATCAGCTACAGGCCAAAAGTTTTCTATATCAATTGATTCATGAGGTGTTCAGGGATTTGGAGGGTGGTGAGATTCGGTATCTCCAGCCAGATCCAGCCTGTTCTGCCAAGGTATATCTCGATAAACATTACAGGGAGCCGATCATGTTTCAGCAAATTGCTGATATGTTTGGGATCAGTGGTGGACAATTGACGCGGTTGTTCAAAAAAAGGGAAGGGATGAACTTACAGGAGTATCTCATTCAGAGAAGGATTGAAGCAGCCTGTCATGACTTGAAACATACAGAGGCGACGGTTAAAGAAATCGCAACTGGAGCTGGTTTCACAGATGAGAAAAACCTGTTCCGCATGTTTAAGAAGCATTACAAGATGACGCCAAGTGATTATCGGAAAATAAACGCACTATCCATGCAGGTTGATGGTATTGATAATGATTCTCATCTCCCTTACGATGAGAGGGAACTAGCGAGTCTAGTCAAGTCTTATAGAGATGGGGAATCAATGATGTTTGGAACATTAAGAAGTAAAGAAATGATTTTGGCGGCGGCGATAAGCATGATGCTGTTATTAACGGCATGTACGTCAGAGACGCCAGCGAATAATGGGGGAACGGCAAATACAACACCTGCGCAGACACAGCAAACGACACAACAGGAAGGGTCGGAGACAAAAGCTTCAGAAGCAGTCTCGCAGACCAGAACGATATCCACAGTTAAGGGTGATGTTGAGGTACCTAACAACCCTCAGCGAGTTGTAGTTGATTATTTGGTTGGTGATGTGGTAGCCCTAGGTGTAACTCCTTTAGGTGTGGCTAGAGCTGCACGGGGAGAGACAGAGCCTGTTTATGCTAACCAGATTACAGACTCCATAAAAGTAGCCATGGAGCCGGAAGATATCATGACGCTTGAGCCGGATCTTATCATTTTGGCATGGAGTGATGAGTCGTATGATGATTTATCCAAAATTGCCCCGACCATTTATGTTCCCTATGGTGATATGACTACAGAAGAGCGGATACAATTTATTAGCGATGTTTTGAACAAACAGGAAGAGGCTAAGGATGTTTTGAATGCGTATAACGGAAAAATCGAAGAAGCAAAGTTAGCCTTTCAGAATGCGGGCCTATCCGATGTAACGATTACGGTTGGAGAATTCAGTGATAAAAGTAACTACATAGCTGGAGCCAAGCATGCCGTTGGCGAGCTTGTTTATGATGAACTTCAATTGCAGGCACCTTCAAAAGTCCAAACGGATATTATCGATGCAGATAAATATTGGGGCGATGTCTCCATGGAAGTATTACCCGCTTACTCTGGGGATTATATGATCTTCTTAGGAGATGGAAAAGTTGCTGCTGATAATGCAGTGTGGAACTCCATACCTGCTGTGCAACATGATCGGATCGTGAAGGTGGATTCTTCGCTATCTTGGTCTACGGACGTAATGACTTCCAGTGCATTGATTGATTATATTGTTAGTCAATTGCTGGCATTAGCTAAATAA
- a CDS encoding iron ABC transporter permease: MKSKPEQKRRGAMNFTMYMLVGLGLTVLMSAASIMFGAADMRLATVWEAIFRFDPMRTEHQIIQTMRLPRTVADLIVGCSLAVCGAIMQGTTRNPLADSGLMGISSGAAFAIALCLAFLPGYSYWQMMLFACLGAAIATGMTYFTASLGNRGMTPQRLVLAGLSISMLFGALSQYLAINYDLGRALTFWTAGSTAGVKWGELLIISPLFVGGILLSLALSPSVTLLSLGDDVASGLGIRSGLVKILSTIIVLVLTGLAVVVVGPVGFVGLITPHIVRYMVGVDYRYIIPAAALYGALLTVSADLAGRLINKPFETPIAIIFSIIGVPYFLFLARRQRREYE, translated from the coding sequence ATGAAAAGCAAGCCTGAACAAAAACGCCGTGGGGCGATGAACTTCACCATGTACATGCTAGTAGGGCTTGGATTAACGGTTCTCATGTCGGCGGCATCTATTATGTTTGGTGCTGCTGATATGAGGTTAGCGACGGTATGGGAGGCTATTTTCCGATTTGATCCAATGCGCACTGAACATCAAATTATTCAAACCATGCGTCTTCCGCGTACCGTAGCTGATCTGATCGTTGGGTGCAGCCTTGCGGTATGTGGCGCTATCATGCAGGGGACAACGCGCAATCCGCTGGCCGACTCCGGGCTCATGGGGATTAGCTCTGGCGCAGCATTTGCAATTGCACTTTGCCTGGCCTTTCTGCCGGGTTATTCGTATTGGCAGATGATGTTGTTTGCATGTCTGGGAGCAGCGATCGCTACCGGTATGACTTACTTTACCGCATCACTGGGCAATCGTGGAATGACGCCTCAGCGACTTGTACTGGCAGGTCTGTCTATTTCAATGTTGTTTGGCGCACTCAGTCAGTACTTGGCGATCAATTATGATTTGGGGCGAGCGTTGACATTCTGGACGGCGGGTAGCACAGCGGGGGTCAAATGGGGAGAATTGCTGATTATCTCACCGCTCTTTGTTGGTGGTATACTGCTGTCCCTAGCGCTGTCCCCTTCCGTTACATTGCTCAGTTTGGGAGATGATGTGGCAAGTGGACTCGGCATTCGTAGCGGACTGGTCAAGATTTTGTCGACAATTATTGTACTTGTGCTGACTGGATTGGCTGTTGTTGTGGTTGGCCCGGTTGGTTTTGTGGGTCTGATCACTCCGCATATTGTGCGATATATGGTAGGTGTCGACTATCGATACATTATTCCGGCAGCTGCGTTATATGGTGCGTTGCTGACCGTATCGGCCGATTTGGCTGGACGTTTGATCAATAAACCGTTTGAAACGCCGATTGCCATTATATTTTCTATCATTGGTGTGCCGTATTTTCTCTTCTTGGCTCGAAGACAAAGGAGGGAATACGAATGA
- a CDS encoding ABC transporter ATP-binding protein: MSVIIKTTNLTKQYGTQKSVNSLNMTVQQGGIYGFLGRNGAGKTTTIRMLLGLIKPTHGEIEIFGENLFTNQKEILRRTGSIVEVPGFYENLTARENLSINARIMGIYKKNAIEDSLEIVGLQNETKKLVGKYSLGMKQRLGIARALLHYPELLILDEPTNGLDPIGIKEIRRLIKNLATERNITILISSHILSEIEQLVDYMGIIHEGNLLEEISFEQLRKRNRKYTEFQVSDDNKAAVILDGLDQAEYEIHDERNIRVYSHLGQQGKLNRIFMENDINVTKIMVSEDRLEDYFTKLVGGGTIG; the protein is encoded by the coding sequence GTGAGTGTAATTATCAAAACAACAAATCTTACCAAACAATACGGGACTCAAAAATCAGTTAATTCACTGAACATGACCGTTCAACAAGGTGGGATATACGGCTTTCTTGGACGCAACGGGGCAGGGAAAACGACGACAATCCGTATGCTGCTCGGTCTAATCAAACCAACGCATGGTGAGATTGAGATATTTGGAGAGAACCTATTTACCAATCAAAAAGAAATATTAAGAAGAACCGGCTCGATTGTAGAAGTACCCGGGTTTTATGAGAACCTGACTGCCCGCGAAAATTTATCCATCAACGCTCGAATTATGGGGATATACAAAAAGAATGCAATTGAGGACTCGCTCGAAATCGTAGGTCTGCAAAATGAAACCAAAAAATTGGTTGGCAAATATTCTTTGGGAATGAAACAAAGGTTAGGCATTGCCCGAGCCCTGTTGCACTATCCAGAATTACTGATTCTTGATGAACCTACCAATGGACTTGATCCGATTGGGATCAAAGAAATTCGCAGGCTGATTAAAAATTTGGCCACGGAGAGAAATATTACCATCTTGATCTCAAGCCATATTTTATCGGAAATTGAACAACTGGTTGATTACATGGGCATTATTCATGAAGGGAACCTGCTGGAGGAAATTTCATTTGAGCAGCTTCGGAAAAGGAACCGTAAATACACCGAATTTCAAGTTTCAGATGATAATAAGGCTGCGGTCATTCTCGACGGTTTGGATCAGGCTGAATATGAAATTCATGATGAACGCAATATCCGGGTGTATTCCCATTTGGGACAACAAGGTAAGTTAAACAGAATCTTTATGGAGAATGACATCAATGTAACCAAAATTATGGTGAGTGAGGATCGTTTGGAAGATTATTTCACCAAGCTGGTTGGAGGTGGAACCATTGGTTAA
- a CDS encoding response regulator transcription factor: MQNIRVLIADDDKEIRDLIRKYLEREMYTVDTAADGEQALQLFQQHKYNMVILDLMMPQMDGMEACRRIRSISNVPIMMVTAKDHETDKIIGLGIGADDYITKPFSIHELVARIKALMRRFMVLGTEVPDHSEVIRFKGLMMNLKTYTVDVQGKETDLTGKETELLKFMMSNPGQVFTKAQLFRNVWDNGYLDDDNTVMVHIRKLRMKIESDPSNPQFIKTVWGIGYKFVGERDE, encoded by the coding sequence ATGCAAAATATTCGTGTACTCATTGCGGATGACGATAAGGAGATTCGAGACCTGATCCGAAAATACCTGGAGCGGGAGATGTACACCGTAGATACTGCCGCAGATGGTGAACAAGCGCTGCAGCTGTTTCAACAGCACAAATATAATATGGTCATTCTTGACCTGATGATGCCTCAGATGGACGGTATGGAGGCTTGTCGAAGAATTCGCAGTATCAGTAATGTACCCATCATGATGGTGACAGCCAAAGACCACGAAACAGATAAAATTATAGGTCTTGGCATCGGTGCAGATGATTACATTACCAAACCATTTAGCATTCATGAACTGGTTGCTAGAATTAAGGCACTCATGCGTAGATTTATGGTTCTTGGGACGGAGGTTCCTGACCATAGTGAGGTCATTCGCTTCAAAGGATTGATGATGAATTTGAAAACATACACAGTTGATGTCCAGGGAAAAGAGACCGATCTGACTGGCAAAGAAACAGAATTGCTCAAATTTATGATGTCCAATCCTGGCCAGGTGTTCACCAAAGCCCAATTATTCAGGAATGTATGGGATAATGGGTATTTGGATGATGACAATACCGTCATGGTACATATCCGAAAGCTACGAATGAAGATTGAATCCGATCCTTCGAATCCACAGTTTATAAAAACCGTTTGGGGTATCGGTTATAAATTTGTAGGTGAACGGGATGAATAG
- a CDS encoding iron ABC transporter permease: protein MIKRRYTMKRGIIINVVLMVLILVFAIISMNSGKMNLSPLEVLNVLIGNGTDKQNLIVFDFRLPRIVLSILVGLGMGAAGVVMQSLLRNDMASPGTLGISSGSGLFVLFFVVFFASTGKSSFIALPLLAFVGGLLAAGLIFLLSYRRGRDISPIGLILTGVALGSGYGALTTFLTLKLDDSQMNFMLYWLAGSLWGDDWGYISILTPWVLILLGYIFYKARILNALHLGNQTAQGLGVSVKRQFLGLSIAAVALSSGSVAVGGSFFFVGLIAPHMARKLVGPDHKLLIPAASLAGGLVVVLADTITRTVSLAGDVPTGIVITVISVPYFLYLLAKAK, encoded by the coding sequence ATGATCAAGCGGCGTTATACGATGAAACGAGGCATTATCATCAATGTAGTGCTTATGGTGCTCATCCTTGTGTTTGCGATCATTAGCATGAATTCTGGCAAAATGAATCTTTCACCGCTGGAAGTGCTGAACGTTCTCATAGGAAACGGTACCGATAAGCAAAATCTGATTGTGTTTGATTTTCGTTTGCCACGAATTGTACTTTCGATTTTGGTAGGTCTGGGAATGGGAGCGGCGGGGGTCGTGATGCAGAGTTTGCTGCGTAATGACATGGCTAGTCCGGGGACACTGGGAATTAGTTCGGGATCGGGTTTGTTTGTCCTGTTCTTCGTTGTATTCTTTGCATCCACAGGCAAGAGTTCCTTCATTGCTCTGCCTCTGTTGGCTTTTGTTGGCGGACTATTGGCGGCGGGTTTGATCTTCTTATTATCGTATCGCCGCGGACGAGACATCTCACCAATCGGTTTGATTTTGACCGGGGTCGCGCTAGGAAGCGGATATGGGGCGCTGACGACCTTCTTGACACTGAAGCTGGATGATTCACAGATGAACTTCATGCTGTATTGGCTGGCGGGGAGCCTATGGGGCGATGATTGGGGCTATATTTCCATACTGACACCATGGGTCTTGATCTTACTCGGCTATATTTTTTACAAGGCTCGCATACTGAATGCCCTCCATCTGGGCAATCAGACAGCACAGGGGCTTGGTGTTTCCGTGAAACGACAGTTCTTGGGGTTGTCAATCGCTGCTGTTGCTTTATCCTCTGGAAGTGTGGCCGTGGGAGGCAGCTTCTTTTTCGTTGGATTGATCGCTCCGCATATGGCCAGAAAACTGGTCGGTCCCGATCACAAATTGCTCATTCCGGCTGCCAGCTTGGCCGGAGGACTAGTCGTGGTGTTGGCAGACACGATTACGCGCACGGTTAGCCTCGCAGGAGATGTGCCGACAGGAATCGTAATTACAGTCATTAGTGTTCCGTATTTTCTTTATTTACTAGCAAAAGCCAAATAA
- a CDS encoding class I SAM-dependent methyltransferase translates to MNHNLSPMSWETADVHRYEQSIALKIPGYSHMHDLMERLLAASFANNNDIHILVAGAGGGKEIALLGSRHAGWTLTGVDPSQPMLQLAEKRVAEAGIGSRVKLQPVTVEELPEDIVYDGATSMLMLHFLQGMEAKRTFLTSLATRLKPGAPLIIAAVNADLRSPAHPIMMQAWKDHMLSVGVLPEEWERFAASLGRESDPISSEEMTQLLTECGFSHITRYFGAFWVEGYYAIRN, encoded by the coding sequence ATGAATCACAATCTATCACCGATGAGCTGGGAAACAGCAGATGTTCATCGTTACGAACAATCGATAGCCCTGAAAATTCCGGGTTATTCTCATATGCATGATCTAATGGAACGGCTGCTTGCAGCATCTTTTGCGAATAACAACGATATTCATATCCTTGTTGCCGGAGCGGGAGGGGGAAAAGAGATTGCTCTGCTCGGATCACGTCATGCCGGTTGGACATTGACTGGAGTAGATCCTTCACAGCCCATGCTGCAACTTGCTGAGAAACGAGTCGCGGAAGCAGGCATCGGTTCCAGAGTGAAGCTGCAACCTGTCACGGTTGAAGAATTGCCGGAGGATATTGTATATGATGGGGCGACAAGCATGCTCATGTTACATTTCCTTCAGGGTATGGAGGCCAAGAGAACGTTTCTGACCAGCCTCGCAACGAGACTTAAACCGGGTGCACCACTGATCATTGCGGCTGTGAATGCCGATCTTCGTTCACCTGCACATCCAATCATGATGCAAGCTTGGAAGGATCACATGTTGAGTGTGGGCGTCCTTCCTGAAGAGTGGGAGCGCTTTGCTGCTTCCCTGGGCCGTGAATCCGATCCAATATCCTCTGAAGAGATGACTCAGCTACTGACCGAATGCGGTTTCTCACATATTACACGTTACTTCG
- a CDS encoding ABC transporter permease, whose translation MVNLLYTELLKLKRSKMFLLSIIGAAVAPLMVAAAMFVQMKTKEPYLVAQFSVLMSNTSIYAVLVIGVPLYGVITAYLYNREYAEDTMKNLLTIPVSRVALLMSKWIMLLGWIMLLTLSAWALAIIFGSLGQFAGLTPQFVLNSLSNYVVAGLLLFLLSTPIILITLVLKSFVPAIIVTIIITLVNVMLATSEHRGLFPWTAALDIANGTLEAKYPPEYSYISIAATFIICLGLAIGYFKKIDIH comes from the coding sequence TTGGTTAATTTGCTTTACACTGAACTTCTCAAGCTGAAACGCTCCAAAATGTTTCTGCTTAGTATCATCGGAGCGGCCGTTGCCCCTTTGATGGTAGCTGCTGCCATGTTTGTACAAATGAAAACAAAGGAGCCTTATCTTGTCGCACAATTCAGTGTGCTTATGTCCAACACAAGCATATATGCTGTACTGGTCATTGGAGTTCCGTTGTATGGTGTCATTACCGCTTATCTGTATAACAGGGAATATGCGGAGGATACAATGAAGAATCTGCTGACCATTCCGGTTTCCAGAGTCGCTCTGCTAATGTCCAAATGGATTATGTTGCTGGGATGGATTATGTTGCTTACATTATCAGCGTGGGCGCTGGCGATCATTTTTGGTTCACTGGGTCAATTTGCAGGTCTTACTCCACAGTTTGTGCTTAACTCGCTCAGCAATTATGTAGTGGCAGGACTGCTGTTGTTTCTGTTGTCCACCCCGATCATTCTGATTACGCTCGTATTAAAAAGTTTTGTGCCAGCGATTATCGTAACCATTATTATTACACTGGTGAATGTGATGCTGGCTACAAGTGAACATCGCGGACTATTTCCATGGACCGCAGCACTGGATATCGCGAATGGAACACTGGAAGCCAAATATCCTCCAGAGTATTCTTATATTTCGATCGCTGCGACGTTCATCATCTGTCTTGGACTGGCCATTGGTTATTTTAAGAAAATAGATATTCATTAG
- a CDS encoding LuxR C-terminal-related transcriptional regulator, translating to MTSRIDRNHRLITSLEKGTWTSRTYREAVLKQIHTVIPYDAYCFTTVDPLTLLSTGAVTEDGIEAIHDRLFINEYMEEDIHKYAELVRSGEHTATLHTSVNAQPEQSPRYINILQPAGFGDELRAVLVNGDACWGYLTLYRKTECAVFTEEERMMIQSWTASIASMLRSTSLTLIDEITSESPEEPGILITSDTFQLLSLNASAQYWLSQLRMLEHVGPDILPRPVRAVSSHLQRKNRAELVVGAQIATDSPSKVCIQLPDGRYLILHASIMQQLTGPDQIAIRLEQAMPQDLLPLLAESHGLSSRERELLGYVLRSYSSKEIAAAMHISVYTVQDHLKSIFAKTKVSSRRELIWYFVSRFQLSDEPAI from the coding sequence TTGACATCACGTATTGATCGGAACCACAGACTTATCACTTCTCTTGAAAAAGGAACCTGGACCTCACGTACCTATCGGGAAGCTGTTCTCAAGCAGATCCATACGGTTATACCTTACGACGCATACTGTTTCACTACCGTTGATCCTCTGACTCTTCTCTCCACAGGAGCTGTGACAGAAGATGGCATTGAGGCCATTCATGATCGGTTATTCATCAATGAATATATGGAAGAAGATATACATAAATACGCTGAATTAGTTCGCAGCGGTGAACATACAGCTACACTCCACACATCCGTAAACGCACAGCCTGAACAAAGCCCACGTTATATCAACATTCTTCAGCCAGCGGGGTTCGGTGATGAACTACGTGCTGTATTGGTCAATGGAGACGCTTGCTGGGGATATCTGACCCTATATCGTAAGACAGAATGTGCTGTCTTTACAGAAGAGGAGCGGATGATGATTCAGTCCTGGACCGCTTCTATTGCATCGATGCTGCGGTCCACGAGCTTGACACTGATCGATGAGATCACGAGTGAAAGTCCCGAGGAACCCGGAATTTTGATCACCTCAGACACGTTCCAGCTCTTATCCCTGAACGCCTCCGCTCAATATTGGCTGTCCCAATTGCGCATGCTGGAACATGTAGGGCCAGACATTCTGCCCCGTCCGGTACGTGCAGTGAGTTCCCACTTGCAGCGCAAGAATCGGGCAGAACTGGTCGTGGGTGCTCAGATTGCAACCGACTCACCCTCCAAAGTTTGTATCCAACTTCCGGATGGGCGTTACCTCATACTTCATGCCAGTATTATGCAACAGCTTACAGGGCCGGATCAGATTGCTATCCGTTTGGAGCAGGCGATGCCACAGGATTTACTGCCCTTGCTCGCTGAAAGCCATGGATTATCCAGTCGAGAGCGGGAACTGCTCGGATATGTGCTCCGCAGTTATTCGTCCAAGGAAATTGCTGCTGCGATGCATATTTCTGTCTACACGGTTCAGGATCATTTAAAATCCATTTTTGCCAAAACTAAGGTATCCTCACGTCGCGAGCTCATCTGGTATTTCGTTTCCCGGTTCCAGCTATCGGATGAACCTGCCATATAA
- a CDS encoding HAMP domain-containing sensor histidine kinase produces the protein MNRDAILILSGLQLIIGAGALALEYYTSLTHGSRMWLFAAFVFTSICVLVNQYQIRSKQQSIASELHRAVNGEGKRRILSKGNVLLDEIVFAANDLMEQLESVNIEAQRSQAVRKSLLSSISHDIRTPLTSMIGYVDALKDDIASTEEERRDYMDILSRKSKDLKKMIDEMFTMAKLDADEMPMQAEPLDLAELTREILIEFIPSLKKAEMDLKIQIPDYPCFVMADRLSINRLISNLIQNSIQYGHEGGVLGIEITCYHLNFQLTVWDQGPGISEKELNLVFERMYRSDHSRSPVFGASGLGLSIARTLAEKNEGYLQAESKPGVKTSFIFTIPKYKRLSKSQHN, from the coding sequence ATGAATAGAGATGCCATCTTGATTTTATCCGGTCTACAGTTGATCATCGGAGCTGGGGCACTTGCTCTGGAATACTACACGAGCTTGACGCATGGTTCACGAATGTGGTTGTTTGCAGCGTTTGTTTTCACCAGCATCTGCGTACTCGTTAATCAATATCAGATTCGAAGCAAGCAGCAATCGATTGCTTCTGAACTGCATCGGGCGGTCAATGGAGAAGGAAAAAGAAGAATATTAAGCAAAGGGAATGTACTGCTGGATGAGATCGTTTTTGCAGCAAATGACCTGATGGAGCAGCTTGAAAGCGTAAATATCGAGGCCCAGCGCTCTCAGGCAGTAAGAAAGAGTCTGCTTTCCAGCATTTCTCATGATATTCGCACACCTCTAACTTCGATGATTGGTTATGTGGATGCGCTCAAGGATGACATTGCTTCGACAGAAGAAGAGAGAAGAGACTATATGGATATTTTGTCGCGAAAATCGAAGGACTTGAAAAAAATGATAGATGAGATGTTCACCATGGCCAAACTGGATGCAGACGAGATGCCCATGCAGGCTGAGCCGTTGGATCTGGCCGAATTGACCAGGGAGATTTTGATTGAATTTATACCCAGTCTCAAAAAAGCAGAGATGGATCTAAAAATTCAGATCCCGGATTATCCTTGTTTCGTTATGGCAGACAGGCTGAGTATCAATCGCCTCATCAGTAATCTGATTCAAAATTCTATCCAGTATGGACATGAAGGGGGCGTTCTGGGAATTGAGATAACATGTTATCATCTTAATTTCCAATTAACCGTATGGGATCAGGGACCAGGGATATCAGAGAAAGAGCTAAATCTGGTGTTTGAACGTATGTATCGCAGTGACCACTCACGTAGCCCTGTCTTTGGGGCAAGCGGGCTTGGGCTTTCAATTGCCCGGACATTGGCTGAGAAAAATGAGGGGTATTTGCAGGCAGAGAGCAAACCTGGCGTGAAAACATCCTTTATATTCACAATCCCCAAGTATAAGCGGCTGTCAAAGTCACAGCACAATTAA